The following coding sequences are from one Maniola hyperantus chromosome 7, iAphHyp1.2, whole genome shotgun sequence window:
- the LTV1 gene encoding protein LTV1 homolog, whose protein sequence is MPKAKKKFIDRKKAVTFNLVHRSQRDPLVADESAPQRVLVPVNANIPARKEKEPELTPEQRREEQMKYGVYFDDDYNYLQHLKDTREVTLVLQPKSSHKRKQKPVSQSQDSGDEDIKEGTETLQLPSSVFASEVEENVGLLNKAASQGLCLDLDPDVVAALDEDFDFDDPDNQLDDNFIEMAMAEGGSDEEDYSDSDQDSMSGDDSDKAFVSDDDDGSDMSQEGRHKMPSWGDKDETKSRFSQYSMSSSVIRRNQGLSLLDNRFEKMFEEYDDTEVGALDLEEIEGFLPESHKRLLEAAEQFEESQRRYQLDKEKEIARMERLQEIQEESEEDDLVTVEVDNKEKWDCETILSTYSNLYNHPKIIEEPRKPQKIKINPKTGIPEDILGTQNKLTLKSLAKFNAEQKSHSNDVSDDDGVTDADTVLSTLSVLSIRPKEETPEEKKERKRLLKEYRKERRVEKKANKEAFRDEKKRQEKIMMNNRNNVQGNKIL, encoded by the exons ATG CCGAAAGCCAAAAAGAAGTTTATAGACCGCAAGAAAGCAGTAACGTTCAACCTGGTGCATAGATCCCAGAGGGATCCGCTGGTAGCTGATGAGAGCGCCCCGCAGCGTGTCCTGGTGCCAGTGAATGCTAATATACCGGCAAGAAAAGAGAAAGAACCC GAATTAACACCCGAGCAGAGGAGAGAGGAGCAGATGAAGTATGGAGTATACTTTGACGATGACTATAACTACTTGCAACATCTCAAAGACACTAGGGAGGTCACACTGGTGCTACAGCCT AAATCCTCTCACAAAAGGAAACAAAAGCCAGTCTCTCAGAGCCAGGACAGTGGTGATGAAGACATCAAGGAAGGCACAGAGACACTGCAGCTGCCCAGCTCAGTGTTTGCATCTGAGGTGGAAGAGAATGTTGGATTACTCAATAAGGCTGCTTCACaag gACTTTGCCTTGACTTGGACCCAGATGTAGTGGCAGCTTTAGATGAAGACTTTGATTTTGATGATCCAGACAATCAATTAGATGACAATTTCATTGAGATGGCTATGGCTGAAG GTGGTTCTGATGAAGAAGACTATAGTGATAGTGATCAAGACAGTATGTCTGGTGACGATTCCGATAAAGCCTTTGtgtctgatgatgatgatggcagtGATATGTCACAG gagGGTAGACACAAGATGCCATCGTGGGGAGACAAAGACGAGACCAAGTCGCGATTTTCACAGTACTCTATGTCTTCCAGCGTCATTCGTAGAAACCAGGGCCTTTCCCTACTCGACAACAGATTTGAAAAG ATGTTCGAGGAATATGACGATACAGAAGTAGGCGCGTTAGATCTGGAAGAAATCGAAGGCTTTTTGCCCGAATCGCACAAGAGACTACTAGAAGCGGCTGAACAGTTCGAAGAGTCGCAGAGAAGATACCAGCTCGATAAAGAGAAGGAAATTGCCAG AATGGAGCGTCTTCAAGAAATACAAGAGGAATCAGAAGAGGACGACCTGGTCACGGTGGAAGTAGACAACAAAGAGAAGTGGGACTGTGAGACCATCCTGTCCACTTACTCCAACCTTTACAACCATCCCAAGATCATAGAGGAACCAAGG AAGCcgcaaaaaatcaaaatcaaccCAAAAACGGGCATCCCTGAAGATATCCTCGGCACGCAGAACAAACTGACGCTCAAGTCTCTCGCCAAGTTCAACGCGGAGCAGAAGAGCCACAGCAATGACGTGTCAGACGACGACGGAGTCACCGACGCGGACACTGTGCTGTCCACGTTGAGCGTTTTGTCTATAAG ACCGAAAGAAGAAACTCcagaagaaaagaaagaaagaaaacgcCTCCTCAAAGAATACAGAAAGGAAAGAAGAGTAGAGAAGAAAGCCAACAAAGAGGCTTTCAGAGACGAGAAGAAACGACAAGAGAAGATTATGATGAACAACAGAAATAATGTTCAAgggaataaaattttataa
- the IleRS-m gene encoding isoleucine--tRNA ligase, mitochondrial: MLKSQNFTIFCSNYRKLTAKWTCKACVRVKSTAEPKTKTYSHTILFPKTNFPARSNNATKEEIQKTAKFSELYNWQREQLTGAEFVLHDGPPYANGDLHMGHAVNKIIKDINNRSQLLQGNKVHYIPGWDCHGLPIEFKALNTKARKNEPSDPVHTRQIARSFALETIERQKEAFKSWGIMADWDKQCYLTLDKKYVQNQLRQFYKMYKSGLIYRALKPVYWSPSSKTALAEAELEYDPQFKSKEVYVKMPMIETPKPAKHLDKYISAIIWTTTPWTLVANKAIAYSAQMMYAVVSLSTRPDELFLIGHDQIQELEKVLGAEIGVLVEFEGQHLEGCSYKNNLSPDVLPFLEADHVTKGKGTGLVHTAPAHGPEDFLVALKNNMTVECNVNELGQYTNLGPKLDGLQVLTEGQDAVIKMLEHSILQTGTYVHSYPLDWRTKKPVIIRASHQWFIDTSALKEKALAALDQVTILPPSTAEQSRQGFRAQLEKRPYWCISRQRAWGVPIPVLYRGSDVILNEDILERLCSLVDKHDADIWWTCDVKDLIPKDAASKYDLNIEEISKGKDIMDIWLDSGLSWQTLDGRKARLYSEGVDQLTGWFQASLLTSLALKGDAPYESIFVHGFVVDEKKRKMSKSIGNVIDPKSIIYGDKKQPAYGVDTLRWWVASHATQHSQIVISKKLLEDCQNEVIRLRNIVKYLLGVINDIKKPKFTQKPILNYFDQYMVEECHQFDKQITDYYNNFRYNQVTQSVLFFVSNKVSGLYCHCIKDRLYCSEKNSIERLSAQLVIHTILVSICKALGPILPHLVEEAWCYHPLYENPFYFTKEIPILQTKNIEMSLMDAILNIKKDVCVMTKNETLKKFKLNLRVDSNLYGKLNELNVNDGVNDSVLCEILELSAVNLTVNRGGKREIELSQSKNGQCLRCRKYNATDNSDKCLRCDKVIA, encoded by the exons atgttaaaatctcaaaACTTTACAATTTTCTGCTCTAATTATAGAAAATTAACCGCAAAATGGACTTGCAAGGCGTGCGTAAGAGTAAAAAGTACGGCAGAACCAAAAACAAAAACTTACTCTCATACAATTTTGTTTCCAAAAACCAATTTTCCGGCACGATCGAACAATGCAACTAAAGAAGAAATTCAAAAG ACAGCCAAGTTTTCTGAACTGTACAACTGGCAGAGAGAACAGCTGACAGGTGCAGAGTTTGTGTTGCATGATGGTCCACCTTACGCCAATGGAGACTTGCATATGGGCCATGCTGTTAATAAG ATTATAAAAGATATAAACAACAGAAGCCAGCTCCTGCAAGGCAATAAAGTCCACTACATCCCGGGCTGGGACTGCCATGGTCTGCCCATTGAGTTCAAAGCACTCAACACTAAGGCAAGGAAAAATGAACCCTCAGACCCTGTGCATACGAGACAAATTGCCAGGTCATTCGCTTTGGAGACTATTGAAAGGCAGAAGGAAGCTTTTAAAAGTTGGG GCATCATGGCCGACTGGGATAAGCAATGCTACTTGACACTGGATAAGAAATATGTACAGAATCAGTTACGGCAGTTCTACAAGATGTATAAGTCTGGTTTAATATATCGGGCGTTGAAGCCTGTTTATTGGTCACCATCATCCAA AACAGCATTAGCCGAAGCGGAGTTAGAATATGACCCGCAGTTCAAAAGCAAAGAGGTGTATGTGAAGATGCCAATGATTGAAACTCCGAAACCTGCAAAGCATTTAGA TAAATACATATCAGCAATAATATGGACGACTACTCCTTGGACCCTGGTAGCGAACAAGGCGATCGCATACAGTGCTCAAATGATGTACGCTGTAGTCTCTCTCAGCACCAGGCCAGATGAGCTGTTCCTGATCGGGCACGACCAGATACAGGAGTTGGAGAAGGTTTTGGGCGCTGAAATTGGTGTTTTGGTTGAGTTTGAAG GTCAGCATCTCGAAGGCTGTTCATATAAAAACAACTTATCGCCGGATGTTCTGCCGTTTTTGGAAGCGGATCACGTAACAAAAGGCAAAGGTACGGGACTCGTTCACACTGCGCCGGCTCATGGCCCGGAGGATTTCCTGGTCGCTTTGAAGAATAATATGACTGTG GAATGCAACGTAAACGAACTTGGCCAATACACAAACCTTGGCCCCAAACTCGACGGTCTCCAAGTCCTAACCGAAGGCCAGGATGCCGTCATCAAAATGCTGGAACATTCCATCCTGCAGACGGGAACGTATGTCCACTCCTACCCGCTAGACTGGCGGACTAAGAAGCCCGTCATCATCAGGGCGAGTCATCAGTGGTTCATTGACACATCGGCGTTGAAGGAGAAAGCATTG GCAGCGCTAGACCAAGTCACGATCCTCCCGCCCTCAACAGCAGAGCAGTCGCGACAGGGTTTCAGAGCGCAGTTGGAGAAACGGCCATATTGGTGCATTTCACGACAACGCGCTTGGGGGGTGCCCATACCCGTGCTCTATAGAGGAAGTGACGTCATTTTAAACGA AGACATCCTGGAAAGGTTATGTTCTTTAGTGGACAAGCACGACGCTGACATCTGGTGGACATGTGACGTCAAAGACTTGATTCCAAAGGATGCTGCAAGCAAATATGATTTGAACATTGAAGAAATCAGTAAAGgcaag GATATAATGGACATCTGGCTAGACTCAGGGCTGTCTTGGCAGACGCTAGACGGGAGGAAAGCTAGGCTTTACTCCGAAGGGGTGGATCAGCTGACAGGGTGGTTCCAAGCATCCCTCCTCACGTCTCTGGCTCTGAAGGGTGATGCTCCATATGA GTCAATATTCGTGCACGGCTTCGTAGTGGACGAGAAGAAACGTAaaatgtctaaatctattggaAACGTTATAGACCCCAAATCCATCATTTACGGAGACAAGAAACAACCTGCGTATGGCGTTGATACCCTCAG GTGGTGGGTTGCCAGTCACGCCACTCAACATTCCCAGATAGTGATAAGCAAGAAGCTTCTAGAAGACTGCCAGAACGAGGTCATCAGACTTCGCAACATTGTGAAATACCTTCTCGGCGTCATTAACGACATCAAAAAACCTAAGTTTACCCAAAAACCGATTTTAAATTACTTCGACCAATACATGGTAGAAGAATGCCATCAGTTTGACAAACAAATAACCGATTATTACAATAACTTTAGATATAACCAAGTCACTCAAtctgtattattttttgttagcaACAAAGTATCAGGACTGTACTGTCACTGTATAAAAGATAGGTTATATTGCTCGGAAAAAAATTCAATCGAAAGGTTGTCAGCGCAACTTGTAATTCATACGATTTTAGTCTCTATTTGTAAGGCATTAGGTCCAATTTTACCCCATTTAGTGGAAGAGGCGTGGTGTTACCATCCTTTGTATGAAAACCCGTTTTATTTTACCaaagaaatacctattttacaGACTAAAAATATAGAAATGTCTCTAATGGACGCCATattgaatataaaaaaagatgTCTGCGTGATGACAAAGAatgaaactttaaaaaagttCAAATTAAATTTGAGGGTAGATTCGAATTTGTATGGAAAATTGAATGAATTAAATGTAAACGATGGAGTTAACGATAGCGTTTTGTGTGAAATTTTAGAACTGTCTGCTGTCAATTTGACAGTTAATCGAGGCGGGAAACGGGAAATCGAGTTGTCACAGAGTAAAAATGGACAGTGCTTGAGATGTAGAAAATATAATGCCACAGATAATAGTGATAAATGTTTAAGGTGCGATAAAGTCATAGCGTAG
- the LOC117983935 gene encoding uncharacterized protein, translating into MGKFPPAYTDSEEDFSSMESVKKKKKFSLFRYRSGTFRKKKYQAKSEPDSESDCLSRSRSSSRSSIKVASNSTRKLVGILKHTERESSEDDEDYMAQSILFRSQNRCLVGQVPRPPGTKPGRGGGVAILVRKNVSNLPSQQSSISSIKRKKPMKRLSRKRSY; encoded by the exons ATGGGGAAATTTCCACCAGCTTACACCGATTCAGAAGAGGATTTCAGTTCAATGGAGAgcgtgaagaagaagaagaagttctC ATTATTCAGATACAGAAGCGGTACTtttagaaaaaagaaataccaAGCTAAGTCAGAGCCTGACTCCGAGTCTGACTGCCTCAGCCGGAGTAGAAGTAGCAGTCGCTCCAGCATCAAAGTGGCCAGCAACTCCACACGGAAGCTGGTTGGCATCCTGAAGCACACCGAGAGAGAAT CCTCAGAAGACGATGAGGATTACATGGCACAGTCCATATTGTTTCGATCCCAGAACCGTTGCCTAGTGGGACAGGTGCCGCGGCCTCCAGGCACCAAGCCAGGCCGGGGCGGCGGAGTTGCCATCCTCGTGAGGAAGAATGTCAGT AATCTGCCATCGCAGCAAAGTTCTATAAGCAGTATCAAGAGAAAGAAACCCATGAAACGGCTGTCTAGAAAACGATCGTATTGA